One genomic segment of Macrobrachium rosenbergii isolate ZJJX-2024 chromosome 40, ASM4041242v1, whole genome shotgun sequence includes these proteins:
- the LOC136825961 gene encoding cilia- and flagella-associated protein 300-like, with the protein MVTEDAIDVSERRQYKILELTRAIMPFTFTHLDKKKFVVDEDSTIQALLRKWSLLGRVTCQAYAFDQPFEEYNLATLIKDFVGSPSVAATLLVWRRELKEPLGKGSQLEEIEKIPCQLTSMEIFKRLYDTNVLREDGEIIQCFEEYHEDLILNDNLKKVLVQEEGEFWDVYSEEERNELLFHLFKLVVLGGECCQFEDNFHNYGIVTKALYKDLISPQVVNGKVAVTSFAAKIRLRTARGLEVPEDPSKSQNVFLVVVNPHTRTVHTLLHQHGVGDMD; encoded by the exons ATGGTAACGGAGGACGCCATCGACGTCTCGGAAAGGAGACAATATAAGATTTTGGAGTTGACGAGAGCAATAATGCCTTTTACATTCACACATTTGGACAAGAAGAAGTTTGTCGTCGACGAAGATAGCACGATACAAGCCCTCCTGAGGAAGTG GTCACTCTTGGGTAGGGTCACCTGTCAAGCATATGCTTTTGACCAGCCATTTGAAGAGTACAACTTGGCAACGCTTATTAAG GATTTTGTGGGGAGTCCTTCGGTAGCGGCAACCCTTCTCGTATGGCGGCGGGAGCTGAAGGAACCCCTTG GTAAAGGCAGCCAGCTGGAGGAAATCGAGAAAATACCGTGTCAGCTGACGTCCATGGAGATTTTCAAGAGGTTGTATGACACCAATGTCCTGAGGGAGGACGGAGAGATCATCCAGTGTTTCGAGGAATACCACGAAGACCTCATCCTCAATGATAACCTAAAGAAG GTCCTGGTCCAAGAGGAAGGTGAGTTCTGGGATGTCTACAGCGAAGAGGAGAGAAATGAGCTTCTCTTCCACCTTTTTAAACTAGTGGTCCTAGGAGGGGAATGTTGCCAATTTGAAGACAACTTCCACAACTATGGCATTGTCACGAAGGCGTTGTACAAGGACCTTATCAG TCCTCAGGTGGTGAATGGAAAAGTGGCTGTGACATCATTTGCAGCCAAAATTCGTCTGAGGACAGCGAGGGGCCTAGAAGTCCCAGAAGATCCCAGCAAGTCCCAGAATGTGTTTCTGGTAGTGGTGAACCCACACACTAGGACGGTACACACTCTTCTTCACCAACACGGAGTAGGAGATATGGACTAA